Below is a genomic region from Pyrococcus kukulkanii.
GAAGGTTCGACCCAGGTTACTAAGGAGGAGTATCTTGTCATAGGGAAGGCAAAGAACGTTGAGATAAGTGTCGACACTTTTCTCTGCAAGGGCTGCGGAATATGCGTTGAGATGTGCCCCAGGAAAGTTTTCGAGTGGAGCAAGGAGCTCAGCGAGAAGGGAGTGCACTACCCAATTCCGGTTCATGCCGAGAAGTGCGTAAGGTGTAAGCTTTGCGAGCTATTATGCCCAGACTTCGCGATAGCGGTAAGGTGGTAGAGATGATAATTAGGGGCGATGAGCCCGAGCAAAAGGAATTGTTGAGGAAGCTCTACAAGCCTGGCAATTACTTCATGATGGGGGATGAAGCTGTAGCCTACGGTGCGATCTTCGCTGGCTGTAGGTTCTACGCCGGCTATCCAATAACCCCCTCGAGCGAGATAGCTGAAACCATGGCCAGAGAGCTACCTAAAGTTGGGGGTTACTACCTTCAGATGGAGGACGAGATTGCGAGCATTGCCGCGATGATAGGTGCCTCTTGGACGGGCTTTAAAGTCATGACGGCTACTTCAGGCCCGGGATTCAGCTTAATGCAGGAAAACTTAGGTTACGCTGTAATGACGGAAACTCCCATCGTTTTAGTGGATGTCCAGAGGAGTGGGCCATCCACGGGTCAAGCAACGAAGGGTGCCCAGGGAGACTTCTTCCAGGCAAGATGGGGCACTCATGGTGATCATCCTATCGTTGCTCTCTCTCCTATAAGCGTTGAGGATGCTTTCTGGGAAACGATAAGGGCATTTAACATTGCCGAGAGGCTTAGAACTCCAGTAGTTGTTTTGTTCGATGGAATACTAGGCCATACAAGGGAGCAGATAAGGATTCCCGATCCCGATGAGGTAGAAATAACTTACAGGAAGTTGCCTCAGAACGAGGAGGAGGCGAAGCTTCCCTTTGGAGATCCTCACGGCGATGGAGTACCGCCAATGCCCCTCTTCGGCCACGGCTACTTCACCCACGTTACAGGTTCGACCCACAAGGAGAACGGCCTCAGGGACGTCTACACTCCCGAGGTTCACGACAGACTTGTAAGGAGGATTCACAGGAAGATAGAGAAGAACAGGGAAGTATATGAGAAGTACGAGGAATACCATACTGACGATGCAGAAATATTGGTGGTGAGCTGGGGAGTTTCGGCTAGGCCCTCCCTGGGAGCAGTTTTGAGGGCCAGGGAAGAGGGGATAAATGTGGGCTTATTCGTGCCTAAGACTGTCCATCCCTTCCCCGGGGAGAGGATGAGGGAACTTGGGAAGAAGGTGAGGGCAATCCTCGTCCCCGAGATGAACCTTGGCCAGATGATCCTTGAAGTTCAGAGGTTCGTTAATGATGATGTAATCCTAAAGGGAGTTAATAAGATCGGAGGGGTTCCACTAACTGTTGAGGAGATTTTGAGAGAGATTAGGGGTGTTGCTTGATGGTTAAGATTTATTCTAAGTACCCAATGGTCAAGTACCTAAGGCAAGAGGCCTTGCCTACTGCTCTATGTCCCGGGTGTGGTGGAGGTACTGTATTAAACGCCTTTGCCAATGCTATTGATCAGCTCAAGATAGATCCTAAGGATCTAGTGGTTGTGAGTGGTATAGGCTGTTCAGCTTGGATAGCCTCACCTTACTTCCTGGCTGATACCCTCCACACAACTCACGGGAGGGCAATAGCCTTTGCCACCGGCGTCAAGGTTGGATTGCCTGATAAGTATGTGGTAGTGATAAGCGGTGACGGTGATCTGGCGAGCATAGGGGGGAATCACTTAATTCACGCGGCGAGGAGGAACATTGATATAACCGTAATCTTGGTCAACAACTTCATCTACGGAATGACCGGTGGTCAAGTGGCCCCTACAACGCCTTTTGGGGCTATAACAACCACAACACCATACAGGAACGTTGAGCATCCGCTGAAGATAGCTGAAACTGTCGCCGCTGCAGGAGCAAGCTACGTTGCGAGGTGGACTACCGCTCACGTCTACCAGCTCATAGAAAGCATAAAGAAGGCCCTAACGACAAAGGGCTTCTCCCTGGTTGAGGTAATCTCCCAGTGTCCAGTTCAGTTCGGAAGGAGGAACAGGATGAAGGAGCCTGCTGAGATGCTTCGCTGGTTCTTGAAGAATTCCGTCCCGATAAGCAAGGCAAAGAAGATGAGCGAGGAGGAGCTTGAAGGCAAGTTCGTAATCGGCGAATTCGTCCACAGAAAGAGGCCTGAGTTTACGGAGGAGCTCAATAAGCTGATCGAGGAGGTTCAAGAACACTTTGGGCTTAAGGGTGGAGATGATGTTTGAGGTCGTTGGGAAGAAGGTAAAGGAAGCCTTTGGGGACAGGGTGAAGGAGGTCATAGTCTTCGGCTCCCGGGCGAGGGGTGACGCTAAACCCGAGAGCGACCTCGACGTCCTCGTGGTGCTCGATAAGATAGAGCCTAAGGACTGGGATAGGGCAGGAGAGCTCAGCGCCGAGCTAACGCTTGAGTTGGGGATTTCAGTCATGATTGTCCTTCACACGAGAAAGGACAGCCTCTACGAAACTGCCGTGAAGGAGGGCATAGTGGTATGAACGAGGAAATCAGGGCACTCATCAGGAGGGCGGAGGAGAGGCTCAAAGCTTCCTGGGAGCTTTACTCCAAGGGCTACTACGGTTTCGCAATCTCAAGCGCGTACTACTCGATGTTCTACTGCGCCAGGGCGCTTCTGCTATCAAAGGGAGTCAATCCCAAGAGCCACGCAGGGGTTCATGCCCAGCTCGGAAAGGAGTTCGTGAAGACCAAGGTGCTTCCGGCTAAGCTCTACACAGCGTATTCAAAGGCCCTGAACATGAGGCACACGGCTGACTACGACGTTTTCGTCGAGTACACCGAGGAAGACGCCCGGGACGTTTTGAAAGGTGCTGAGGAGTTTTTGAAGTTCACGAAGGAGTATCTGGGGGTGTAAACATGCAGATTAGATTCGCGGGAATTGGTGGTCAGGGTGTTGTTCTTGCAGGCGTAATATTGGGAGAGGCGGCCGCTATTGAGGGATTGAAAGT
It encodes:
- a CDS encoding 2-oxoglutarate ferredoxin oxidoreductase subunit delta — translated: MANVEGSTQVTKEEYLVIGKAKNVEISVDTFLCKGCGICVEMCPRKVFEWSKELSEKGVHYPIPVHAEKCVRCKLCELLCPDFAIAVRW
- a CDS encoding 2-oxoacid:acceptor oxidoreductase subunit alpha encodes the protein MIIRGDEPEQKELLRKLYKPGNYFMMGDEAVAYGAIFAGCRFYAGYPITPSSEIAETMARELPKVGGYYLQMEDEIASIAAMIGASWTGFKVMTATSGPGFSLMQENLGYAVMTETPIVLVDVQRSGPSTGQATKGAQGDFFQARWGTHGDHPIVALSPISVEDAFWETIRAFNIAERLRTPVVVLFDGILGHTREQIRIPDPDEVEITYRKLPQNEEEAKLPFGDPHGDGVPPMPLFGHGYFTHVTGSTHKENGLRDVYTPEVHDRLVRRIHRKIEKNREVYEKYEEYHTDDAEILVVSWGVSARPSLGAVLRAREEGINVGLFVPKTVHPFPGERMRELGKKVRAILVPEMNLGQMILEVQRFVNDDVILKGVNKIGGVPLTVEEILREIRGVA
- a CDS encoding 2-oxoacid:ferredoxin oxidoreductase subunit beta, producing the protein MVKIYSKYPMVKYLRQEALPTALCPGCGGGTVLNAFANAIDQLKIDPKDLVVVSGIGCSAWIASPYFLADTLHTTHGRAIAFATGVKVGLPDKYVVVISGDGDLASIGGNHLIHAARRNIDITVILVNNFIYGMTGGQVAPTTPFGAITTTTPYRNVEHPLKIAETVAAAGASYVARWTTAHVYQLIESIKKALTTKGFSLVEVISQCPVQFGRRNRMKEPAEMLRWFLKNSVPISKAKKMSEEELEGKFVIGEFVHRKRPEFTEELNKLIEEVQEHFGLKGGDDV
- a CDS encoding nucleotidyltransferase family protein; its protein translation is MGLRVEMMFEVVGKKVKEAFGDRVKEVIVFGSRARGDAKPESDLDVLVVLDKIEPKDWDRAGELSAELTLELGISVMIVLHTRKDSLYETAVKEGIVV
- a CDS encoding HEPN domain-containing protein, giving the protein MNEEIRALIRRAEERLKASWELYSKGYYGFAISSAYYSMFYCARALLLSKGVNPKSHAGVHAQLGKEFVKTKVLPAKLYTAYSKALNMRHTADYDVFVEYTEEDARDVLKGAEEFLKFTKEYLGV